aaCTGCCGGTATGCCTCTACTGTTCCTAGTCCAAGATCAGGTATGAGATTTCAAAACATTAGTGCAATTTAAATTCCTAACAAGATTCAGGGATTTCTAATACAaatgatttctttaaaagaattggaaGAGATACTGCAGAAAAAGTGAACGGAAAATTCGAGTCTTGGGATGGTCTATTTAGGAAAAGTACAAAAACTATGAAAAAGGAAGGTATTGATGTACGTACAAGGAAATACATTGCAAGCCAAAGAAACCGATTTAAAGAAGGGTTTATAGTTAAGCCATATCCAGTTATGGTTAAAAAGAATGGAGGTGAGCGACGCAAACGTAAATAATAAGTATATGGAATATTATATTCTTTTGAGAcattctttcttctttttgtagTTGAGTTTTTGCTTGAGTTCGAATTAATCtaaaatttgcttaaaaTAGCCAACACTGTTCAAAGCATGTCTTTTCTCGACGAAGATGTGGAGCCTAGAACGCAAAGCCGATTAAACAATTGTCCATGAAACCATTTAGCAAATTCTGGAGAATTTTCCATTAGTGCGGAATTGGCGCTAGGGTATTGTCTCCCTCTTTCCAagttattttcatttgtttcGTTCACGGGCTTCCATTCCCACTCTCCTGCCCAGATTAATTTagcttcaattttttctctagtcctaatatataaaaaattttcttttagctCCATTAAGTCTACACCATCGCTAAATTCCTTTAGGACTGATGTATACTCAATAACTTGTTGATCATTGCCGGATACCATCCAAACTATACGTATAGTTGGTATTTCTATTTAATggttataaatttttaacttcaGCTGCACCTTAAATCGTTTGTTAGCAGATTCTTTTTGAGTATGTGTGCAAAG
This region of Schizosaccharomyces pombe strain 972h- genome assembly, chromosome: II genomic DNA includes:
- the fyv4 gene encoding mitochondrial 37S ribosomal protein mS41 , translating into MLILKRIFIIRNFIFPFSNCRYASTVPSPRSGISNTNDFFKRIGRDTAEKVNGKFESWDGLFRKSTKTMKKEGIDVRTRKYIASQRNRFKEGFIVKPYPVMVKKNGGERRKRK